One segment of Alphaproteobacteria bacterium DNA contains the following:
- a CDS encoding HAD-IA family hydrolase translates to MSPALLIFDCDGTLIDSERLYNRAWAARLALLGLHWTPMDVARRLMGRPIPDCLDLVGKALGRTVPDDFLPGVFAETDRIFASEGLQKTDGIDAALAALPQPKCVASSGLFEDVRDNLANTGLLAHFGVERLFVAAMVVHGKPAPDLFLLAAERMGAKPPGCVVIEDSVPGILGGRAAGMRVLAYCAQHNDGDALIAAGGEPFHHMRELPGLIG, encoded by the coding sequence ATGAGCCCGGCGCTGCTGATCTTCGACTGCGACGGCACGCTGATCGACAGCGAGCGTCTCTACAATCGCGCCTGGGCCGCTCGCCTGGCGCTGCTCGGGCTGCACTGGACGCCGATGGATGTCGCGCGCCGCCTGATGGGCCGGCCGATCCCGGATTGCCTCGATCTGGTCGGCAAGGCGCTGGGCCGCACCGTGCCTGATGATTTCCTGCCCGGCGTGTTCGCCGAGACCGACCGCATCTTCGCCAGCGAGGGCCTGCAGAAGACCGACGGGATCGACGCGGCGCTGGCGGCGCTGCCGCAGCCCAAATGCGTGGCCTCGTCGGGCCTGTTCGAGGACGTGCGCGACAATCTGGCGAATACCGGCCTGCTGGCGCATTTCGGCGTCGAGCGGCTGTTCGTCGCCGCCATGGTGGTGCATGGCAAGCCGGCGCCCGATCTCTTCCTGCTCGCCGCCGAGCGCATGGGCGCGAAGCCGCCCGGCTGCGTGGTGATCGAGGATTCGGTGCCCGGCATCCTGGGCGGACGCGCCGCCGGCATGCGCGTGCTGGCCTATTGCGCGCAACACAATGACGGCGACGCCCTCATCGCCGCCGGCGGCGAACCCTTCCACCACATGCGCGAGCTGCCCGGCTTGATCGGCTGA
- a CDS encoding ATP phosphoribosyltransferase regulatory subunit, with amino-acid sequence MAGSANRAGAATLRRLNRRRHEDPALSANDNSHRGLLPPGLGDMLPPEAELEAHVMGRLMARFAGQGYQRVKPPLVEFEESLFGGAGVAMAAHSFRLMDPVSQRMMGVRADMTLQVARIATTRLKDAPRPLRLSYAGNVLRMKGSQLRPQRQFAQVGVELIGSDAASADAEAVLLAADALLEVGVPALSVDLNLPTLVTALCAALGLPDGMVRRLRRALERKEESAMARIVADERAKGVAAAGDAVRDIFVGLLRAVGPAEAGVARLKSLALPDAARAEADRLAAVVALLHQAAPTLHLTIDPVEYRGLEYQDGVSFTLYARGALGEVGRGELGRGGRYRAGFSEDEGTASEPATGFTLYMDTVLGAATVEPPGRRLYVPADIAWAELAHWRGEGFHTVHGLAEVGDTRAEAVRLGCAYALIDGEAVAI; translated from the coding sequence ATGGCTGGCTCCGCAAACAGGGCTGGCGCGGCTACCTTACGCCGGCTAAATCGTCGGCGCCATGAGGACCCAGCCTTGAGCGCCAACGACAATTCCCATCGCGGCCTGCTGCCGCCCGGTCTCGGCGACATGCTGCCGCCGGAAGCCGAGCTCGAGGCGCATGTCATGGGCCGCCTGATGGCGCGCTTCGCCGGCCAGGGCTATCAGCGCGTCAAGCCGCCGCTGGTGGAGTTCGAGGAGTCGCTGTTCGGCGGCGCCGGCGTCGCCATGGCGGCGCACAGCTTCCGCCTGATGGATCCGGTGTCGCAGCGCATGATGGGCGTGCGCGCCGACATGACCCTGCAGGTCGCGCGCATTGCCACCACGCGCCTGAAGGACGCGCCGCGGCCGCTGCGCCTGTCCTACGCCGGCAACGTGCTGCGCATGAAGGGCTCGCAGCTGCGCCCGCAGCGCCAGTTCGCCCAGGTCGGCGTCGAGCTGATCGGCTCGGACGCCGCCAGCGCCGATGCCGAGGCCGTGCTGCTGGCGGCCGACGCGCTGCTCGAGGTCGGCGTGCCGGCGCTGTCGGTCGATCTCAACCTGCCGACGCTCGTCACCGCGCTGTGCGCCGCGCTCGGCCTGCCCGACGGCATGGTGCGCCGCCTGCGCCGCGCGCTGGAGCGCAAGGAGGAATCGGCGATGGCGCGCATCGTCGCCGACGAACGCGCCAAGGGCGTGGCCGCCGCCGGCGACGCGGTGCGCGACATCTTCGTCGGCCTGCTGCGCGCCGTCGGCCCGGCGGAAGCGGGCGTGGCCCGCCTGAAGAGCTTGGCCCTGCCCGACGCGGCGCGCGCCGAGGCCGATCGGCTGGCCGCGGTCGTGGCGCTGCTGCACCAGGCGGCGCCGACGCTGCACCTCACCATCGATCCGGTCGAGTACCGCGGCCTGGAATACCAGGACGGCGTGAGCTTCACGCTCTACGCGCGCGGCGCGCTGGGCGAGGTCGGGCGCGGCGAGCTGGGCCGCGGCGGCCGCTACCGCGCCGGCTTCAGCGAGGACGAGGGCACCGCGAGCGAGCCGGCGACCGGCTTCACGCTCTACATGGACACGGTGCTGGGCGCCGCGACGGTCGAGCCGCCGGGCAGGCGGCTCTACGTGCCGGCCGACATCGCCTGGGCCGAGCTGGCACACTGGCGTGGCGAGGGCTTCCACACGGTGCACGGTCTGGCCGAGGTCGGCGATACCAGGGCCGAGGCCGTCCGCCTGGGCTGCGCCTATGCATTGATCGACGGCGAGGCCGTCGCCATCTAG
- a CDS encoding adenylosuccinate synthase, with the protein MANVAVVGAQWGDEGKGKIVDWLSERAEVVVRFQGGHNAGHTLVIGNQTYKLALLPSGVVRPGKLSVIGNGVVVDPWHFLEEVKRVNGQGVEVSPKTLKIANHAVLILPLHRDLDGWREDVPGTIRIGTTRRGIGPAYEDKVGRRAIRVGDLAEDDILERKVNTLLTHHNALRTGLGKPLVEPAALLAELRALAPQILPYAEDVWERLDALRGAGKRILFEGAQATMLDIDHGTYPFVTSSNTVAAQAMIGSGLGNGAVGYVLGIAKAYTTRVGDGPFPTELFDAIGDGLQQRGMEFGVNTGRKRRCGWFDAVMVRQAVKLNGIDGIALTKLDVLDGMSELKVCVGYELDGKRIERFPFTMGAQARIKPVYEIFEGWNESTKGARSWVQLPANAVKYVRRVEELIGCPVALLSTSPEREDTILMTDPFKD; encoded by the coding sequence ATGGCGAACGTGGCGGTCGTCGGCGCCCAGTGGGGCGACGAGGGCAAGGGCAAGATCGTGGACTGGCTCAGCGAGCGCGCCGAAGTGGTGGTGCGCTTCCAGGGCGGCCATAACGCCGGCCATACGCTCGTCATCGGCAACCAGACCTACAAGCTGGCGCTGCTGCCGTCGGGCGTGGTGCGCCCGGGCAAGCTGTCGGTGATCGGCAATGGCGTGGTCGTCGACCCCTGGCACTTCCTCGAGGAGGTGAAGCGGGTGAACGGCCAGGGCGTCGAGGTCAGCCCCAAGACGCTGAAGATCGCCAACCACGCCGTGCTGATCCTGCCGCTGCATCGCGACCTCGATGGCTGGCGCGAGGACGTGCCGGGCACGATCCGGATCGGCACCACGCGCCGCGGCATCGGCCCGGCCTACGAGGACAAGGTCGGCCGCCGCGCGATTCGCGTCGGCGACCTCGCCGAAGACGACATCCTGGAGCGCAAGGTCAACACCCTGCTGACCCACCACAACGCGCTGCGCACCGGGCTCGGCAAGCCGCTGGTCGAGCCGGCCGCGCTGCTCGCCGAGTTGCGTGCGCTGGCACCGCAGATCCTGCCCTACGCCGAGGATGTCTGGGAGCGCCTCGACGCCTTGCGCGGCGCCGGCAAGCGCATCCTGTTCGAGGGCGCGCAGGCGACCATGCTCGATATCGACCACGGCACCTATCCGTTCGTCACCTCGTCGAACACCGTGGCGGCGCAGGCGATGATCGGCAGCGGCCTGGGCAACGGCGCGGTCGGCTACGTGCTGGGCATCGCCAAGGCCTACACCACGCGCGTCGGCGACGGGCCGTTCCCGACCGAGCTGTTCGATGCGATTGGCGACGGCCTGCAGCAGCGCGGCATGGAGTTCGGCGTCAATACCGGGCGCAAGCGGCGTTGCGGCTGGTTCGACGCGGTGATGGTGCGCCAGGCGGTGAAGCTCAACGGCATTGACGGCATCGCGCTGACCAAGCTCGACGTGCTCGACGGCATGAGCGAGCTCAAGGTCTGCGTCGGCTACGAGCTCGACGGCAAGCGCATCGAGCGCTTCCCCTTCACCATGGGCGCGCAGGCACGCATCAAGCCGGTCTACGAGATCTTCGAGGGCTGGAACGAGAGCACCAAGGGCGCGCGCTCCTGGGTGCAGCTGCCGGCCAATGCCGTGAAGTACGTGCGCCGCGTCGAGGAGCTGATCGGCTGCCCGGTGGCGCTGCTGTCGACATCGCCGGAGCGCGAGGACACGATCCTGATGACCGATCCGTTCAAGGACTGA
- a CDS encoding 2,4-dihydroxyhept-2-ene-1,7-dioic acid aldolase, with the protein MPNMLKRRLAAGKACVNGWLAIPDGFAAETMAQCGWDSVTVDMQHGVQDYHSMVRCFQAMDRHPITPLVRVPWNEPGICGKVLDGGAWGVICPMVNNAAEARALVSYCLYPPKGKRSNGPIRAGAYGEATPYQATANDEVLVIPMIETQEAIDNIDAILDVPGISGIYIGPSDLGLSLGLAPRLDREEPQILGIYEKMLAATSKRGQFAGLHNGSPAYAARMIGMGFRLVTIANDAGLLSQAAKAAVKATREGAGAVAAA; encoded by the coding sequence ATGCCCAACATGCTCAAGCGCCGGCTCGCTGCCGGCAAGGCCTGCGTCAACGGCTGGCTGGCGATTCCCGACGGCTTCGCGGCCGAGACCATGGCGCAGTGCGGCTGGGACAGCGTCACCGTCGACATGCAGCACGGCGTGCAGGATTACCACAGCATGGTGCGCTGCTTCCAGGCGATGGACCGGCATCCGATCACGCCGCTGGTGCGCGTGCCGTGGAACGAGCCGGGCATCTGCGGCAAGGTGCTCGACGGCGGCGCCTGGGGCGTGATCTGCCCGATGGTCAACAACGCCGCCGAAGCCAGGGCGCTGGTCTCCTATTGCCTCTATCCGCCCAAGGGCAAGCGCAGCAACGGCCCGATCCGCGCCGGCGCCTACGGCGAGGCGACGCCCTACCAGGCGACCGCCAACGACGAGGTGCTGGTCATCCCGATGATCGAGACGCAGGAGGCGATCGACAACATCGACGCCATCCTCGACGTGCCCGGCATCAGCGGCATCTATATCGGGCCCAGCGATCTCGGCCTGTCGCTCGGCCTCGCGCCGCGGCTGGACCGCGAGGAGCCGCAGATCCTCGGCATCTACGAGAAGATGCTGGCGGCGACGTCCAAGCGCGGCCAGTTCGCCGGCCTGCACAACGGCAGCCCGGCCTATGCCGCGCGCATGATCGGCATGGGCTTCCGCCTGGTCACCATCGCCAACGACGCCGGCCTGCTGTCGCAGGCGGCCAAGGCGGCGGTGAAGGCCACGCGCGAGGGCGCCGGCGCCGTCGCCGCGGCCTAA
- a CDS encoding aldose 1-epimerase, whose protein sequence is MSLLSLRAGRLRLDLAPDCGGSIARFAVAGKGDILRPATAQALASGKGNDTACYPLVPYSNRIAGGRLTVAGQTITLAPNWPGQRHPMHGDGWSHPWEVAASDECSARLVYEHDGTHGWPYRYVAHQKFTLHDDTLCVAMNLANLERHAVPAGIGLHPFFTRDADSDLTCRTTDVWLTDAEVIPTERIPVPASWDFSQPCRIDDVALDNCFDGWDGRARLRWPSRGLAVDLSATDIFRHLVIFTPPARPFFCIEPVSHANGAIGSTRLIVDDELLGDITFAVRDL, encoded by the coding sequence ATGAGCCTTCTGTCGCTGCGCGCCGGCCGCCTTCGGCTCGACCTCGCCCCCGATTGCGGCGGCTCGATCGCGCGCTTCGCCGTCGCGGGCAAGGGGGACATCCTGCGGCCCGCGACCGCCCAGGCGCTCGCCTCGGGCAAGGGCAACGACACCGCCTGCTATCCACTGGTCCCCTACTCCAACCGCATCGCCGGGGGCCGGCTGACGGTCGCCGGCCAGACCATCACACTGGCGCCCAACTGGCCCGGGCAGCGCCACCCCATGCATGGCGATGGCTGGTCACATCCCTGGGAGGTCGCGGCCAGTGATGAATGCTCCGCCCGGTTGGTCTACGAACACGACGGCACCCACGGATGGCCGTACCGCTATGTCGCACATCAGAAATTCACCCTTCACGACGACACTCTTTGCGTCGCGATGAATCTGGCGAACCTCGAGCGTCACGCCGTCCCCGCCGGTATCGGCCTGCACCCGTTCTTCACGCGCGACGCCGATAGCGACCTCACCTGTCGCACGACTGACGTGTGGCTCACCGATGCCGAAGTGATTCCCACCGAGCGCATACCGGTGCCGGCGTCATGGGATTTCAGCCAGCCCTGCCGTATCGACGATGTGGCGCTCGACAATTGCTTCGATGGCTGGGATGGCCGCGCGCGCCTGCGCTGGCCATCGCGCGGGCTGGCGGTCGATCTGTCGGCGACGGACATCTTCCGCCACCTCGTGATCTTCACGCCGCCCGCGCGTCCCTTCTTCTGCATCGAGCCGGTCAGTCACGCCAACGGGGCAATCGGTTCAACCCGACTGATCGTCGATGACGAACTGCTTGGCGACATCACCTTCGCCGTGCGCGACCTTTAG
- the rpoH gene encoding RNA polymerase sigma factor RpoH: MATAAALPALAGTLSPEGNLTRYLQEIRKFPMLEHDEEFMLAKRWREHEDSDAAHRLVTSHLRLVAKIAMGYRGYGLPLGELISEGNLGMMQAVKRFDPDKGFRLATYAMWWIRASIQEYILHSWSLVKMGTTAAQKKLFFNLRRLKGQMQAIEDGDLRPDQVKQIATKLGVAEDEVVNMNRRLVPDQSLNAPMRADGESEWQDWLVDDSDNQEVRFAESQELEQRRALLSGAMKSLSERERHILTERRLVDEPKTLEELSDKYGISRERVRQIEVRAFEKLQRAMKSAVAAAANAPARNPVHA; the protein is encoded by the coding sequence ATGGCTACCGCCGCTGCTTTGCCGGCCCTCGCCGGCACCCTGTCGCCTGAAGGCAACCTCACCCGGTACCTCCAGGAAATCCGCAAGTTCCCGATGCTGGAGCATGACGAGGAGTTCATGCTCGCCAAGCGTTGGCGCGAGCATGAGGATTCCGACGCGGCCCATCGCCTGGTCACCTCGCACCTGCGCCTCGTCGCCAAGATCGCCATGGGCTATCGCGGCTACGGCCTGCCGCTGGGCGAGCTGATCTCCGAGGGCAACCTCGGCATGATGCAGGCGGTCAAGCGTTTCGACCCGGACAAGGGCTTCCGCCTGGCGACCTACGCCATGTGGTGGATCCGCGCCTCGATCCAGGAATACATCCTGCACAGCTGGTCGCTGGTGAAGATGGGCACCACCGCGGCGCAGAAGAAGCTGTTCTTCAACCTGCGCCGGCTGAAGGGCCAGATGCAGGCGATCGAGGACGGCGACCTCAGGCCGGACCAGGTCAAGCAGATCGCCACCAAGCTCGGCGTCGCCGAGGACGAGGTGGTGAACATGAACCGCCGCCTGGTGCCCGACCAGTCGCTCAACGCGCCGATGCGCGCCGACGGCGAGTCGGAGTGGCAGGACTGGCTGGTCGACGACAGCGACAACCAGGAGGTCCGCTTCGCCGAGTCGCAGGAGCTCGAGCAGCGCCGCGCGCTCCTGTCGGGCGCCATGAAGAGCCTGTCGGAGCGCGAGCGCCACATCCTCACCGAGCGTCGCCTGGTCGACGAGCCCAAGACGCTCGAGGAGCTCAGCGACAAGTACGGCATCAGCCGCGAGCGCGTGCGCCAGATCGAGGTGCGTGCCTTCGAGAAGCTGCAGCGGGCGATGAAGAGCGCGGTGGCCGCCGCGGCCAACGCGCCGGCGCGCAACCCCGTGCACGCCTGA
- a CDS encoding RluA family pseudouridine synthase, with protein MLRHAFPATAPDVTQPDGPAPGIHRHAASEADAGDRLDRAIASWLPGLSRSRAKALIEAGRVSLLAAGEGRATLADASRKVKAGESFEIDVPESAPAVPQAQEIALCILHEDADLIVLDKPAGLVVHPAPGNPDRTLVNALLAHCGNSLSGIGGVRRPGIVHRLDKDTSGVMVVAKNDRAHHALSEQFQAHSIERAYRAVVHGAPTPPAGTIEGNIGRHRTDRKRMAVVVSGGKPATTRYRVLERFGEPARPVASLVEAELLTGRTHQVRVHLAHRGHPLIGDPVYGRGRAARGAGAPAFGRQALHAFRLGFVHPRSGTAQRFESPLPADMDRLLKILRT; from the coding sequence CTGCTGCGCCATGCTTTCCCCGCGACCGCTCCCGACGTGACCCAGCCCGACGGGCCAGCGCCCGGCATCCATCGCCATGCAGCCAGCGAGGCCGACGCCGGCGACCGCCTCGACCGCGCAATCGCGTCCTGGCTGCCGGGCCTGTCGCGCAGCCGCGCCAAGGCGCTGATCGAGGCCGGCCGGGTGTCGCTGCTCGCCGCCGGCGAAGGGCGCGCGACCTTGGCCGACGCCTCCCGCAAGGTCAAGGCAGGCGAGTCGTTCGAGATCGACGTGCCGGAAAGCGCACCCGCCGTGCCACAAGCGCAGGAGATCGCGCTTTGCATCCTGCACGAGGATGCCGACCTGATCGTGCTCGACAAGCCGGCCGGGCTGGTCGTCCACCCCGCTCCCGGCAATCCCGACCGGACCCTGGTCAACGCGCTGCTCGCCCATTGCGGCAACAGCCTCAGCGGCATCGGCGGGGTGCGCCGGCCGGGCATCGTGCACCGCCTCGACAAGGACACCTCGGGCGTGATGGTCGTGGCCAAGAATGACCGCGCCCACCATGCGCTCAGCGAACAGTTCCAGGCCCACAGCATCGAGCGCGCCTACCGCGCGGTGGTCCATGGCGCGCCGACCCCCCCGGCCGGCACGATCGAAGGCAATATCGGCCGCCACAGGACCGACCGGAAGCGCATGGCCGTGGTCGTCAGCGGCGGCAAGCCGGCTACCACCCGCTATCGCGTGCTCGAGCGCTTTGGCGAGCCGGCGCGGCCAGTCGCCAGCCTGGTCGAAGCCGAGCTGCTCACCGGCCGCACCCACCAGGTGCGCGTCCACCTCGCCCATCGCGGCCACCCGCTGATCGGCGACCCGGTCTATGGCCGCGGCCGCGCCGCGCGCGGGGCCGGTGCGCCGGCCTTCGGGCGGCAGGCCCTGCACGCCTTCCGGCTGGGCTTTGTGCACCCGCGAAGCGGCACCGCACAAAGATTTGAGAGCCCGCTGCCGGCAGACATGGATAGGCTGCTCAAAATTCTTCGCACTTGA
- a CDS encoding VOC family protein — protein sequence MLDHLSITVSDLDRAQPFYDAVLGTLGYPRVNRREHAIGYGERGGPLCYISIYLSSGSLVTDNRHWCFRAPGRAAVRAFHAAALANGGRDDGPPGIREIYSRDYYAAFVLLPDGNRIEALTRRSEE from the coding sequence ATGCTCGATCACCTGTCGATCACGGTGAGCGACCTCGACCGCGCGCAGCCCTTCTACGACGCCGTGCTCGGCACCCTCGGCTATCCGCGGGTCAATCGGCGCGAGCATGCCATAGGTTATGGAGAGCGCGGCGGCCCACTCTGCTACATCTCGATCTATCTCAGCAGCGGCTCGCTGGTGACCGACAACCGGCACTGGTGCTTCCGCGCGCCCGGCCGCGCCGCTGTGCGCGCGTTCCACGCCGCGGCGTTGGCCAACGGCGGCCGCGACGACGGCCCGCCGGGCATCCGCGAGATCTACAGCCGCGACTACTACGCCGCTTTCGTGCTCCTTCCCGATGGCAATCGCATCGAGGCACTGACGCGGCGCTCCGAGGAATAA
- a CDS encoding low specificity L-threonine aldolase, protein MDFRSDNAVGAHPAIIEALAAAYRAGPMSSYGADEITGRVTRRLRQAFEHDTLVAFPVATGTAANALSLACLTPPWGVVFCHPAAHVNVDEANAPEFFSSGAKLQCVDGPAGKLDMPTLERALAVDVKGVVHHAQPAVISITQATECGASYTPDEVRAISAQARNHQLSLHMDGARLGNALIHLGCKPADVTWRAGVDVLSFGATKNGALAAEAVVFFKPELASEFEFRRKRAGHLFSKMRMLSAQLDAYLADDLWLANARHANVMAKRLAEGLGRLNSTRLLYPVEANEIFIALPASANKALEAAGFKYYPWPSDRPGEQAYRLVTAFDTDPAHVDKFITVAAAP, encoded by the coding sequence ATGGATTTCCGCAGCGACAATGCCGTCGGGGCCCACCCCGCGATCATCGAGGCGCTCGCCGCGGCGTACAGGGCCGGACCGATGTCGTCCTACGGCGCCGACGAGATCACCGGGCGAGTCACCCGGCGGCTGCGCCAGGCTTTCGAGCACGACACGCTGGTCGCCTTTCCGGTCGCCACCGGCACGGCGGCCAACGCGCTGTCGCTGGCCTGCCTCACGCCGCCCTGGGGCGTGGTGTTCTGCCACCCCGCCGCGCACGTCAACGTCGACGAGGCCAACGCGCCGGAGTTCTTCAGCAGCGGCGCCAAGCTTCAGTGCGTCGACGGGCCCGCCGGCAAGCTCGACATGCCGACCCTCGAGCGCGCCCTGGCCGTCGACGTCAAGGGCGTGGTGCACCATGCCCAGCCGGCGGTGATCTCGATCACCCAGGCGACCGAGTGCGGCGCCAGCTACACGCCGGACGAAGTGCGCGCGATCTCGGCGCAGGCCAGGAATCACCAGCTGTCGCTGCACATGGACGGCGCGCGGCTGGGCAATGCGCTGATCCATCTCGGCTGCAAGCCCGCCGACGTGACGTGGAGGGCCGGCGTCGACGTGCTGAGCTTCGGCGCCACCAAGAACGGCGCGCTGGCCGCCGAAGCGGTGGTGTTCTTCAAGCCCGAGCTGGCCAGCGAGTTCGAGTTCCGCCGCAAGCGCGCCGGACATCTGTTCTCGAAGATGCGCATGCTCTCGGCCCAGCTCGACGCCTATCTCGCGGACGATCTCTGGCTCGCCAATGCGCGCCACGCCAATGTCATGGCGAAGCGGCTGGCCGAAGGGCTGGGCCGACTCAACAGCACGCGGCTGCTCTACCCGGTCGAGGCCAACGAGATCTTCATCGCGCTGCCCGCCTCGGCCAACAAGGCGCTCGAGGCCGCGGGCTTCAAGTATTATCCATGGCCCAGCGACCGCCCGGGCGAGCAGGCCTACCGCCTGGTGACGGCCTTCGACACCGATCCCGCGCACGTCGACAAGTTCATCACGGTGGCGGCCGCGCCATGA
- a CDS encoding pentapeptide repeat-containing protein → MTRWAAGAGLLGVLLVAPPGIALAGCQDPPGPKVNWQGCNKRDADLRDKDLQGANLQGALLAGARMGRANLRGANLNKASLLGADLSPTVDFREATLSGANLKEVDLTYARLDAADLRGANLEGALLDEVSLPRADLEGARLADASLIGANLQGANLKAAFVRGAKLARANLKDARLDGVNLAGINLSGATWIDGKVCAPQSIGACNK, encoded by the coding sequence ATGACGCGATGGGCCGCCGGTGCCGGCCTCCTGGGGGTGCTGCTCGTCGCGCCGCCGGGGATCGCTCTCGCCGGATGCCAGGATCCGCCGGGGCCGAAGGTGAACTGGCAGGGCTGCAACAAGCGGGACGCCGATCTGCGCGACAAGGATCTGCAGGGCGCGAACCTGCAAGGCGCGCTGCTGGCCGGCGCCAGGATGGGGCGGGCGAACCTGCGCGGCGCCAACCTGAACAAGGCAAGCCTGCTCGGTGCCGATCTGTCGCCCACCGTCGATTTTCGCGAGGCCACGCTGTCCGGGGCGAATCTCAAGGAGGTCGATCTGACCTACGCCAGGCTCGACGCCGCCGACCTGCGAGGCGCCAATCTGGAGGGGGCCCTGCTCGACGAAGTCAGCCTGCCGCGCGCCGATCTGGAAGGCGCAAGGCTCGCGGATGCCTCGCTGATCGGCGCCAACCTGCAGGGCGCCAATCTCAAGGCCGCGTTCGTGAGGGGCGCCAAGCTCGCCAGAGCCAACCTGAAGGACGCCAGGCTGGACGGCGTCAATCTGGCCGGCATCAACCTGTCCGGCGCGACCTGGATCGACGGAAAGGTCTGCGCGCCCCAGTCGATCGGTGCCTGCAACAAGTAG
- a CDS encoding dienelactone hydrolase family protein encodes MTPLDADTDAQGVTQIEIDQRIFDLYDEYCHGGMDRRDFLLRAAAITVGGLAMAQALLPRYVQAQTISFTDQRIKARYVNYASPGGSSGQMRGYLVQPTGTGKFPAVLVIHENRGLNPYIEDVARRLAAEGFLALAPDGLFPVGGYPGNDDDGRALQGKLDQAKLRTDMLNGARYVKAHELSSGKLGVTGFCWGGGTTNYLAATLGADMQAGVPFYGAAADTASVPNIKASLLIQYAENDERINGMWPAYETALKAAKVSYEMHKYPGTQHGFHNNSTPRYNEAQAKLAWERTIAHFKKHLA; translated from the coding sequence ATGACGCCGCTCGATGCCGACACCGATGCACAAGGTGTGACGCAGATCGAGATCGACCAGCGCATCTTCGATCTCTACGACGAGTACTGCCACGGCGGCATGGACCGCCGCGACTTCCTGCTGCGCGCCGCCGCCATCACGGTGGGCGGCCTCGCCATGGCGCAGGCGTTGCTGCCGCGCTACGTGCAGGCGCAGACCATCTCCTTCACCGACCAGCGCATCAAGGCGCGCTACGTCAACTACGCCTCGCCCGGCGGCTCGTCGGGCCAGATGCGCGGCTACCTCGTGCAGCCCACGGGGACCGGCAAGTTCCCGGCCGTGCTGGTGATCCACGAGAATCGCGGGCTCAACCCCTATATCGAGGACGTCGCGCGCCGCCTGGCCGCCGAGGGCTTCCTGGCGCTGGCGCCGGACGGATTGTTCCCGGTCGGCGGCTATCCCGGCAACGACGACGACGGCCGCGCGCTGCAGGGCAAGCTCGACCAGGCCAAGCTGCGCACCGACATGCTCAACGGCGCGCGCTACGTGAAGGCGCACGAGCTGTCTTCCGGCAAGCTCGGCGTTACCGGCTTCTGCTGGGGCGGCGGCACGACGAACTATCTCGCCGCGACACTGGGTGCCGACATGCAGGCCGGCGTGCCGTTCTACGGCGCCGCCGCCGACACCGCGTCGGTGCCGAACATCAAGGCGTCGCTGCTGATCCAGTACGCCGAGAACGACGAGCGCATCAACGGGATGTGGCCGGCCTACGAGACGGCGCTGAAGGCGGCGAAGGTATCGTACGAGATGCACAAGTACCCGGGCACGCAGCACGGGTTCCACAACAACTCGACGCCACGCTACAACGAGGCGCAGGCGAAGCTCGCGTGGGAGCGCACCATCGCCCACTTCAAGAAGCACCTCGCCTGA
- a CDS encoding amino acid racemase: protein MPLHIGIAACSAEGAALCYRTICTEGPALMGGHGHPEVSMHTPSLEDYMQRIYKGDWPGVGELMLASAGKLKRMGADFVICPDNTIHQALPFVEDRSPLPWLHIAESVALEAKARGFRRIAITGTRWLVDSEVYPQKLKAHGLDYRRPTVAERDEVNHIIMEELVRGVATPTGLAALQRVVGRLRTEGCDAVVLGCTELPIVMDDSNSPLPTLDSTRLLARAALRRSLA from the coding sequence ATGCCCCTGCACATCGGAATTGCCGCCTGCTCCGCCGAGGGCGCGGCGCTGTGCTACCGCACCATCTGCACCGAAGGCCCCGCCCTGATGGGCGGCCACGGCCATCCCGAGGTGTCGATGCACACGCCCTCGCTCGAGGACTACATGCAGCGCATCTACAAGGGCGACTGGCCGGGCGTCGGCGAGCTGATGCTGGCCTCGGCCGGGAAGCTGAAGCGCATGGGCGCCGACTTCGTGATCTGCCCCGACAACACCATCCACCAGGCGCTGCCCTTCGTCGAGGACCGCTCGCCGCTGCCCTGGCTGCACATCGCCGAGAGCGTGGCGCTGGAGGCCAAGGCGCGCGGATTCAGGCGCATCGCCATCACCGGCACGCGCTGGCTGGTCGACAGCGAAGTCTATCCGCAGAAGCTCAAGGCGCACGGGCTTGACTATCGGCGTCCCACCGTCGCGGAGCGCGACGAGGTCAACCACATCATCATGGAGGAGCTCGTGCGCGGCGTCGCCACGCCGACGGGACTCGCCGCCCTGCAGCGCGTCGTTGGTCGCCTCAGGACTGAAGGCTGCGACGCCGTGGTGCTGGGCTGCACCGAGCTGCCGATCGTCATGGACGATTCGAACTCGCCGCTGCCGACGCTGGATTCAACGCGCCTGCTGGCACGCGCGGCGCTGCGACGGTCGTTGGCCTGA